CGTGCGGGGGCCGTGCGGGGCGCCTATCTTGATGGGTTGAGTTATGAAGAGCTGGCCACGCGACATGGCGTGCCGCTCAACACGATGCGAACATGGCTGCGCCGCAGCCTGTTGAAACTGAGGGAGTGTCTGAGCCGATGAGCGCCGGGGCAGATCGCGAAGAAGACCGCCAATGGGCCGCGGAATATGCGTTGGGTCTGCTGGACGGGGCTGAGGCACGCGCGTTCGAGGCGCGACTTGCGGCTGAGCCTGGCTTGCGCGCGGAATATGCGGTTTGGGCCGAAAACCTGGTAAGCCTGAGCGACGATATTGACCCGGTGGCCCCACCGAGCGGCACCTATCGGCGGATCGAGGCGCGGCTCTTTCCCGAGAAGAAAAAAGCGGGTGGCGGGGTGGTGCTGCGCTGGCTTGGGCTGGGGTCGGTTTTGGCGGCTGGGGTTTTGATGTTGGCGGTGTGGCTGGGCGATGCGGGTGGGCCGACCGGGCCCGTGCCCGACATGGTGGCCGTGTTGGAAGCCGAGGG
This window of the Rhodobacteraceae bacterium LMO-JJ12 genome carries:
- a CDS encoding anti-sigma factor; translation: MAAPQPVETEGVSEPMSAGADREEDRQWAAEYALGLLDGAEARAFEARLAAEPGLRAEYAVWAENLVSLSDDIDPVAPPSGTYRRIEARLFPEKKKAGGGVVLRWLGLGSVLAAGVLMLAVWLGDAGGPTGPVPDMVAVLEAEGGDLRLTAGYLRDDNVLQLTRHVGSPASGRSFELWLIEGDNPPVSLGVLPEAERALLVIPDALMARMSGGTLAISDEPEGGSPTGAPTGAVLAAAPLITSS